GGCCAGCGCCGCCACGGCCATCACCGCCACCTGCGCCCACGCCCCCGGCAGCGCCAGCACCGCGCCGGTGGCGGCAACCATGATGGCGATGCGCACCGGGCCACGGCACAGCGTGCGCGCCATGCCCCACACCGCCTGCGCCACCACTGCCACCGCGACCAGCTTGAGCCCGTGCAGCACCCCGGGTGCCGCGGCCATGCCGTAGTGCGAGACGCCCAGCGCGAACAGGATCATCAGCAGTGCCGACGGCAGCGTGAAGCCCAGCCATGCGGCGAGCGCACCGGCGTACCCCGCGCGCGACAGCCCCAGTGCGATCCCGGCCTGGCTGCTGGCCGGGCCGGGCAGGCACTGGCACAGCGCGACCACATCGGCATAGGCCGCCTCGCTCAGCCATTGCCGGCGCCGCACCAGTTCCTCGCGGAAGAACGCCAGGTGCGCGACGGGCCCGCCGAACGAAGTCAGCCCCAGCCGCAGGAACACCAGGAATACGGCAAGCGGGCCGTCCTGGCGGCGGCTGTCTTCGGAGGGACCTGGCAGGGTGGCCATGTGTGCGGGCGATCGGCGTAAGGAAAAGGGTTGCGTGGGTACAACGCGCAGATTCTGCCGGATTTCAAGGGCCGGGGCGTGACAGGCGCTGCCGGAATCACGTTGGACGCGCTACTTTGGGGATAAAAGAGTTAAATACATCACTTTTACGTCGAGCTTGTTAAAACCAATCAACCACACGTGCGGCATGGGCGGTATTACCCCAATCAAGTTAATTTCCCGCCTCGCCGTTAGCCCACAGACGCACGCATGCCCCGACAGGCGTCAACCATGAATGACGCCGCAGATGCGTGTCACCGATGAGCCATGCGCAATGCGCTGAAGGAGGAGTGAAAAGCATGCTGGACAACCTGGGCCTGAAGAAAAAACTGCTGCTGCCGCTGGTGCTGAGCTGGGTCTGCCTGCTCGGCATCACGTTGTGGAACGCCTGGCACATACGCAGCCTGCGCATGGAAGAGCGCCGGCTGGACCTGACCCACGTCACCGACACCGCGGTCTCGGTGGTGGCCGAGTACGAGGCGCTGGCCAAGGCGGGCAAGTTGCCCGCCGACGAGGCGAAGCAGCAGGCCATCGAACGCGTGCGCGCGATGCGCTTCGGCGCCGATGGCTACTTCACGCTGATGCGTTCCGACACCGTGGTGGTGATGCACCCGTTCAAGCCTGAGATGAACGGCAAGGCGATGGAGGGGACGAAGGATCCCAACGGCGTCTACCTGTTCCGCGACATCGCCGCGATCGGCAAGGGTTCCGGCAAGGGCTTCGTCGAATACCTCTGGCCCAAGCCGGGCGCCGAAGCGCCGCAGCCGAAGCTGAGCTACGTGGCCAACTTCCGCCCATGGGACTGGAATTTCATCGCCGGGCTGTACCTGGATGACATCGAAGCGGCGTTCCGCACCGAGCTGTGGAAGGCGCTGGGGCTGCTGCTGGCGGTCGGCGCGCTGATGTCGCTGGTGATGGTGCGCGTCTCCGCCAGCCTGCACCGCCAGCTCGGCGGCGAGCCGGCCACCACCGCGCAGATCGCCGGCCGCATTGCCGAGGGCGACCTCGCCGGCCATGTCGACGTGCGCCCGGGCGACGAGCACAGCGTGCTGTTCGCGATGCAGCGCATGCAGGCGCGCCTGACCGGTGCGATAGGCAGTATCCGCGGCTCGGCCGATTCGATCGCCGGCGCGGCCAAGCAGATCGCCGCAGGCAATGCCGACCTGTCGCGCCGCAGCGAGGAGCAGGCCGCCTCGCTGCAGGAAACGGCTGCGAGCATGGAGCAGCTCACCAGCACCGTGCGCCAGAGCGCCGACAACGCGCGCCAGGCCAGCCGCCTGGCCGAGGGGGCTTCGGACATCGCCGTGCGCGGCGGCACCATCGTCAGCCAGGTGGTCGGCACCATGGGCGAGATCAAGCAGGCCTCGGGCAAGGTGGTCGACATCATCGGCGTGATCGAGGGCATCGCCTTCCAGACCAACATCCTCGCGCTGAACGCCGCGGTGGAGGCCGCGCGCGCCGGCGAGCAGGGCCGCGGCTTTGCCGTGGTGGCGGGCGAGGTGCGCACGCTGGCGCAGCGCAGCGCCACCGCCGCCAAGGAGATCAAGGCGCTGATCGGCGACTCGGCACAGCGCGTGGAAGACGGAGCGGTGCTGGTGGAAAGCGCCGGCAAGGCGATGGACGAGATCGTGGCAGCGGTCAAGCGCGTGACCGACCTGATGGGCGAGATGCGGGCCGCCACCGAGGAACAGACCGGCGGCATCGAGCAGGTCAACCAGGCGGTGTCGCAGATGGACCAGATGGCGCAGCAGAACGCGGCACTGGTGGAAGAGGCGGCGGCAGCGGCGGCCTCCCTGGAAGACCAGGCCGACATGCTGCACCGGGCCGTCGGCCAGTTCCGGCTGGCGCGAGCCTGACCCCGGCGGCGCTGTCACGCCGGCGTCATACGCGGCCCCCGGCTGCGTGTATCATGAAGCGCAGCCGGCGACACCATGCGGCCGGCCCCCCATCCTAGGCAGTCCACTACCGGGAGCGCACCATGATGGCATTCATCGGCACCGTGTTCGTTGGCCTCATCGTCGGACTGATTGCACGGGCAGTAAAGCCCGGCGACGACAAGATGGGCTGGATCATGACCATCATCCTCGGCGTGCTCGGCTCGGTGGTGGCCGGCTACGTCGGCCGCGCGATGGGGTGGTACCAGCCGGGCGAA
This genomic interval from Cupriavidus oxalaticus contains the following:
- a CDS encoding methyl-accepting chemotaxis protein, which translates into the protein MLDNLGLKKKLLLPLVLSWVCLLGITLWNAWHIRSLRMEERRLDLTHVTDTAVSVVAEYEALAKAGKLPADEAKQQAIERVRAMRFGADGYFTLMRSDTVVVMHPFKPEMNGKAMEGTKDPNGVYLFRDIAAIGKGSGKGFVEYLWPKPGAEAPQPKLSYVANFRPWDWNFIAGLYLDDIEAAFRTELWKALGLLLAVGALMSLVMVRVSASLHRQLGGEPATTAQIAGRIAEGDLAGHVDVRPGDEHSVLFAMQRMQARLTGAIGSIRGSADSIAGAAKQIAAGNADLSRRSEEQAASLQETAASMEQLTSTVRQSADNARQASRLAEGASDIAVRGGTIVSQVVGTMGEIKQASGKVVDIIGVIEGIAFQTNILALNAAVEAARAGEQGRGFAVVAGEVRTLAQRSATAAKEIKALIGDSAQRVEDGAVLVESAGKAMDEIVAAVKRVTDLMGEMRAATEEQTGGIEQVNQAVSQMDQMAQQNAALVEEAAAAAASLEDQADMLHRAVGQFRLARA
- a CDS encoding GlsB/YeaQ/YmgE family stress response membrane protein, producing the protein MMAFIGTVFVGLIVGLIARAVKPGDDKMGWIMTIILGVLGSVVAGYVGRAMGWYQPGEPAGWVASVIGAIVLLVIYGMVRRKG